A single Lactuca sativa cultivar Salinas chromosome 8, Lsat_Salinas_v11, whole genome shotgun sequence DNA region contains:
- the LOC111909508 gene encoding zinc finger protein ZAT3 → MTSSTSSDSQLRHPSPEAQEIFRPTTTVSPHPEHQNPRKKRTKRIKPQNMNAIVGGDGGGSSGSHSRKPKYTKKPDPNAPKITQPCSECGRMFPSSKALFGHMRCHPERPWRGINPPPPLSNLHHTPPLMAADDGNTNTLPTTTEDHYLASCLLMLSKAPATSFKCTSYKKVFGSHQALGGHRARPSHKNVKGCFGIMRNERGVEFKEGELEGQFDNNMMMIVGSSSEHKCSICLRVFPSGQALGGHKRCHWEKDDGVVPAASTYVLFPSKCNIDLNLPPPREDYSSSSNLDLDLKLGL, encoded by the coding sequence ATGACTAGTAGCACTTCATCAGATTCTCAACTCCGCCATCCATCGCCGGAAGCTCAAGAGATTTTCCGGCCAACCACCACCGTAAGTCCACACCCAGAACATCAGAACCCTAGAAAGAAACGAACAAAGAGGATCAAACCCCAGAACATGAACGCCATtgttggtggtgatggtggtggaagTTCCGGTAGTCATTCAAGAAAACCCAAATACACAAAGAAACCCGACCCGAATGCTCCTAAAATTACCCAACCCTGTAGCGAATGTGGGAGAATGTTTCCGTCATCGAAGGCTCTGTTTGGCCACATGCGTTGCCACCCTGAACGGCCATGGCGGGGGATcaatccaccaccaccactatcCAATCTCCACCACACTCCGCCTCTCATGGCGGCAGATGATGGTAATACTAATACCCTTCCAACCACCACCGAAGACCACTATCTCGCGTCTTGCTTGCTAATGCTGTCCAAAGCTCCGGCGACGTCGTTTAAGTGCACTAGTTACAAAAAGGTGTTTGGGTCCCACCAGGCGTTAGGTGGGCACAGGGCTAGACCTAGTCATAAGAACGTGAAGGGCTGTTTTGGAATAATGAGAAATGAAAGGGGTGTGGAGTTCAAGGAAGGAGAGTTGGAGGGCCAGTTTGATAATAATATGATGATGATTGTAGGAAGTAGTAGTGAACATAAGTGTAGTATTTGCTTAAGAGTGTTTCCAAGTGGACAAGCACTTGGTGGGCATAAAAGGTGTCATTGGGAGAAAGATGATGGTGTTGTACCAGCTGCATCAACATATGTACTCTTCCCCTCAAAGTGTAATATCGATTTGAATTTGCCTCCCCCTCGAGAAGATTATTCAAGTTCTTCAAATTTAGATTTGGATTTGAAGTTAGGACTTTGA